In Streptomyces sp. NBC_00569, a single genomic region encodes these proteins:
- a CDS encoding GMC family oxidoreductase, which produces MNPDVFDYVVVGGGTAGNVVAARLSEDPSVTVCVLEAGPSDVGDDNVLQLDRWMALLDSGYDWDYPVEPQTSGNSFMRHARAKVLGGCSSHNSCIAFWAPAEDLDDWAAAGCTGWSAADVFPLYKRLENNDAPGDHHGRSGPVRLRTLKGADPCGSALLAACAEAGIPTTAFNSGRTVVRGANWFQINSDENNIRQSSSVAYLHPVMGKRPNLTVRTGVRAKRLVLEGRRCVGAEYLDPDLIHTRTVRARREVILSCGSIDSPKLLMLSGIGPAGHLRAMGVDVLVDSPGVGENLQDHPEGVIMWEAKQPMTTTSSQWWEAGIFYDTEPGLDRPDLMFHYGSVPFDMNTARYGYPTSENAFCLTPNVTRAKSRGTVRLRTRDYRDKPLVDPRYFTHEHDARVMTYGLKLARRIAEQPALSGWAGAELAPGPDVRTDDELLDYIHKTHNTVYHPACTVKMGADDDPSAPLDARLRVKGTEGLRVADGSVMPDLVTVNPCITTMMIGEKCADLLRADA; this is translated from the coding sequence GTGAACCCTGATGTCTTCGACTACGTCGTCGTCGGCGGAGGCACCGCCGGAAACGTCGTCGCGGCACGCCTGTCCGAGGACCCGTCCGTCACCGTCTGCGTCCTGGAGGCGGGGCCGAGCGACGTCGGCGACGACAACGTCCTCCAACTGGACCGCTGGATGGCCCTGTTGGACTCCGGATACGACTGGGACTACCCGGTCGAGCCGCAGACCAGCGGCAACAGCTTCATGCGGCACGCGCGCGCCAAGGTCCTCGGGGGCTGCTCGTCCCACAACTCGTGCATCGCCTTCTGGGCGCCCGCCGAGGACCTGGACGACTGGGCGGCGGCGGGCTGCACGGGGTGGAGCGCCGCGGACGTGTTCCCGCTGTACAAGCGGCTGGAGAACAACGACGCCCCCGGGGACCACCACGGCCGCTCCGGCCCGGTGAGGCTGCGCACCCTCAAGGGCGCGGATCCGTGCGGCAGCGCGTTGCTCGCGGCCTGCGCCGAGGCGGGCATCCCGACCACGGCGTTCAACTCGGGCCGCACGGTGGTGCGTGGCGCCAACTGGTTCCAGATCAACTCCGACGAGAACAACATCCGGCAGTCGTCCTCGGTCGCCTATCTGCACCCGGTCATGGGCAAGCGGCCCAACCTGACGGTGCGGACCGGGGTACGCGCCAAGCGGCTCGTCCTCGAGGGCCGGCGCTGCGTGGGCGCCGAGTACCTCGACCCCGACCTCATCCACACCAGGACGGTGCGGGCCCGCCGCGAGGTGATCCTCTCCTGCGGCTCCATCGACTCGCCCAAGCTCCTCATGCTGTCGGGGATAGGCCCGGCCGGTCATCTGCGCGCGATGGGCGTGGACGTGCTCGTGGACTCCCCCGGGGTCGGCGAGAACCTCCAGGACCACCCCGAGGGCGTGATCATGTGGGAGGCGAAGCAGCCGATGACCACCACGTCCAGCCAGTGGTGGGAAGCAGGCATCTTCTACGACACCGAGCCCGGCCTCGACCGGCCCGACCTGATGTTCCACTACGGCTCCGTGCCCTTCGACATGAACACCGCGCGGTACGGCTATCCGACGTCGGAGAACGCCTTCTGCCTCACGCCCAACGTGACGCGCGCGAAGTCACGCGGCACCGTGCGGCTGCGCACCCGCGACTACCGGGACAAGCCTCTGGTCGACCCGCGGTACTTCACGCACGAGCACGACGCCCGCGTGATGACGTACGGGCTGAAGCTGGCGCGGCGCATCGCGGAGCAGCCCGCGCTCAGCGGCTGGGCGGGCGCCGAACTGGCTCCCGGACCCGATGTGCGCACCGACGACGAGCTGCTCGACTACATCCACAAGACGCACAACACCGTCTACCACCCTGCGTGCACGGTGAAGATGGGCGCGGACGACGACCCCTCGGCCCCGCTCGACGCGCGGCTGCGCGTGAAGGGGACCGAGGGCCTGCGCGTCGCCGACGGCTCCGTGATGCCGGACCTCGTCACGGTCAACCCGTGCATCACGACGATGATGATCGGCGAGAAGTGCGCCGATCTGCTGCGGGCCGACGCCTAG
- a CDS encoding APC family permease, translated as MSQDDSTQGSRSGDDAELAEFGYRPELKRTLGNFHTFAAGISYISILTGTFQLFYFGFANGGPAYWWSWPMVFGGQFMVALCFAELAARYPVAGSVYNWAKKVGNPHIGWLAGWMMLLASVVSIAAVALAYQLTLPQISSSFQFIGDGTGPYDVATNAVALAAVLILFTTLVNAFGVKLMATINTAGVFLELIATVVLIVLFAVHIVRGPQVVTHTAGAGHGQPFGYLSAFLVASLASAYVMYGFDTAASLGEESLDPTRGAPRAIIRAIVASFVLGGLILLLALMSVSSLTGKKLSTDGLQYVVLDVLGPTAGKAMLWCVLIAVTVCALAVHTAAIRLAFAMSRDNNLPASSVLGRVSPRFRTPVVPAVVIGVLALAILVVNIRQPQIFTVVTSIGIIMIYLAYLLVTGPMLVARLRGRWRPAGDGKFSLGRWGLPVNIIAVLWGGAMTINLIWPRAAVYNAAAPYHWYLRWGAVLFIGVIAGGGFAYYWFVQRHRTGVLAEHAAQPAPPDESVALEEVTTP; from the coding sequence ATGAGCCAGGACGACAGCACGCAGGGGAGCCGGAGCGGGGACGACGCCGAACTCGCCGAGTTCGGCTACCGGCCCGAACTCAAGCGCACGCTGGGCAACTTCCACACCTTCGCCGCGGGCATCAGCTACATCTCCATCCTCACCGGCACCTTCCAGCTCTTCTACTTCGGATTCGCGAACGGCGGCCCCGCCTACTGGTGGTCCTGGCCGATGGTGTTCGGCGGCCAGTTCATGGTCGCCCTGTGCTTCGCCGAACTGGCCGCCCGCTACCCCGTCGCGGGCTCGGTCTACAACTGGGCGAAGAAGGTGGGCAATCCGCACATCGGCTGGCTCGCCGGGTGGATGATGCTGCTCGCCTCGGTCGTGTCGATCGCGGCCGTCGCGCTCGCCTACCAGCTGACCCTGCCGCAGATCTCGTCGTCCTTCCAGTTCATCGGGGACGGCACCGGCCCGTACGACGTCGCGACCAACGCCGTCGCCCTGGCCGCCGTACTGATCCTCTTCACGACACTCGTCAACGCCTTCGGCGTGAAGCTGATGGCGACCATCAACACGGCCGGCGTCTTCCTCGAACTGATCGCGACCGTCGTCCTGATCGTCCTGTTCGCGGTGCACATCGTGCGCGGCCCGCAGGTCGTGACGCACACGGCGGGGGCGGGCCACGGCCAGCCCTTCGGCTACCTGAGCGCGTTCCTCGTCGCGTCGCTGGCCTCCGCGTACGTCATGTACGGCTTCGACACGGCGGCCTCGCTCGGCGAGGAGTCCCTCGACCCGACGCGGGGCGCGCCGCGCGCCATCATCCGCGCGATCGTCGCCTCGTTCGTCCTCGGCGGGCTGATCCTGCTGCTCGCTCTGATGAGCGTGTCGAGCCTGACCGGCAAGAAACTGTCGACGGACGGCCTGCAGTACGTCGTCCTCGACGTGCTCGGCCCGACAGCGGGCAAGGCGATGCTGTGGTGCGTCCTGATCGCGGTCACGGTGTGCGCGCTCGCCGTGCACACGGCGGCGATCCGCCTCGCCTTCGCGATGTCGCGCGACAACAACCTGCCGGCGTCGTCGGTCCTCGGCCGGGTCAGCCCGCGCTTCAGGACACCGGTCGTCCCGGCCGTCGTCATCGGCGTCCTGGCGCTCGCGATCCTGGTCGTCAACATCCGTCAGCCGCAGATCTTCACCGTGGTCACCAGCATCGGCATCATCATGATCTACCTCGCCTATCTGCTGGTCACCGGCCCGATGCTGGTGGCCCGCCTGCGCGGCAGGTGGCGGCCCGCGGGCGACGGGAAGTTCTCCCTCGGCCGCTGGGGACTGCCCGTCAACATCATCGCCGTGCTGTGGGGCGGCGCCATGACCATCAACCTGATCTGGCCGCGCGCAGCCGTCTACAACGCCGCCGCCCCCTACCACTGGTACCTGCGCTGGGGAGCCGTCCTGTTCATCGGTGTGATCGCGGGCGGCGGCTTCGCCTACTACTGGTTCGTCCAGCGGCACCGCACCGGTGTCCTCGCCGAGCACGCGGCCCAGCCCGCCCCGCCCGATGAATCCGTCGCCCTGGAGGAGGTCACCACCCCGTGA